The Leptodactylus fuscus isolate aLepFus1 chromosome 5, aLepFus1.hap2, whole genome shotgun sequence genome segment CATCTTTACATTTTCGGCATCAATGTGAACAGGACAGAAAAGCCTTCATGGAGCACTGAACCAGATAAGCTGGTTATGTCTATTTTTGGATacgtacattgtatatactgtacatttttgtAGGCTCCAGCTTTCAAAGACATTCTATTCTCTTCTAAGAAACTAATTGGCAAACTAAACAATTGCTTATTTTGCCCTTACATAATGAGATTGCTCCTCCAGATCCTAAAAAATGTCTATGGATTAGTAGATTAGTGTTCAGATAAATAAGACGGTGAATGCCTCAGAACACCAATATCAGAATGAACTCATCTACTTCAAGACAACATTTGGTTCTCCAGCCATTCTGGGATTACATCCTCAGAGAATTTGATGGCACAGTGAAGAGCCCTGTTTTCCCTGTCTTCCTTGCATTCTCTGGCTATCTGTTCTTCAGTTTGCCATTTGCTGTTATAGACCTGCTGGGAAATCGATGGCACTTTTTCTATCAATACAAAATTCAGAAGAACATGAGACCCACAATAAGAATGATGATTTCTTGTGTCTGGAAGGCGGTATTGAACCATGTGATATTTGTCTTTCCAACTGTATTTGTAAATTGGTTGTGGTCGCCACCTGTATCCTTGCCAGTAAGTGCTCCTTCCCTTTGTACTCTTCTTGGAGAGGTCTTGGGGTGCCTGCTTTTGTTTGACTTCCAGTATTTTATATGGCATTTACTACACCATAAAAACCACTGGTTATACAAAAAGGTTCATGCTGTTCACCATGAATATGTTGCACCATTTTCATGGTCTAGTCAGAATCTCAGTGGCTATGAGCTGATGACTGTTGGATTTTGGAGTACTATGAATCCCATCCGGTTAGGATGTCATCCATTAACATCATGGACCTGTAACCTACTTAGTATTTGGATGTCTGTAGATGATCACATAGGGTATAACTTTCCATGGGCGTTTCACCATATATTCCCCCTTGGTTTATATGGAGGAGCTCTAGCCCACGATTTGCATCATCAGAAGCCAGGCACAAACTTTGCTCCTTTTTTCCGACACTGGGACTTAATTTGTGGAACCACTTGCTCTTTTAGTGAAAATGCCTAATATTCAGGTGTATT includes the following:
- the LOC142203276 gene encoding cholesterol 25-hydroxylase-like protein 1, member 1, whose protein sequence is MNSSTSRQHLVLQPFWDYILREFDGTVKSPVFPVFLAFSGYLFFSLPFAVIDLLGNRWHFFYQYKIQKNMRPTIRMMISCVWKAVLNHVIFVFPTVFVNWLWSPPVSLPVSAPSLCTLLGEVLGCLLLFDFQYFIWHLLHHKNHWLYKKVHAVHHEYVAPFSWSSQNLSGYELMTVGFWSTMNPIRLGCHPLTSWTCNLLSIWMSVDDHIGYNFPWAFHHIFPLGLYGGALAHDLHHQKPGTNFAPFFRHWDLICGTTCSFSENA